From a single Chloracidobacterium thermophilum B genomic region:
- a CDS encoding RNA polymerase sigma factor, producing MDNASLPTESPPLPDAEAFRHWFDRYARSVFNFLCALVGRRELAEELTQETFVRAYEQRATLRDRARVAAWLFGIARNVSREHVREYARWDSLDDIFDGERQPEPTDGTTPDAQLLDAELRFVVRAALAKLEPDKRMVFVLRTFEPYSYEDIAAITGFSVGKVKTDLHRARLEMRRHVRPYLSAGQGGN from the coding sequence ATGGACAATGCGTCCCTACCGACTGAATCACCACCGCTCCCGGATGCGGAAGCCTTTCGTCACTGGTTCGACCGGTATGCCCGTTCGGTATTCAACTTCCTGTGTGCGCTGGTCGGCCGGCGGGAACTGGCCGAGGAGCTGACCCAGGAGACTTTCGTGCGGGCCTATGAGCAGCGCGCCACCCTGCGGGATCGCGCCCGTGTGGCGGCGTGGTTGTTTGGGATTGCACGCAATGTGTCGCGTGAGCATGTCCGTGAATATGCCCGCTGGGATTCGTTGGATGACATCTTTGACGGCGAGCGCCAACCGGAACCGACGGATGGCACAACCCCCGATGCGCAGCTTCTCGATGCCGAACTGCGCTTCGTCGTACGGGCGGCGCTGGCAAAGCTTGAACCCGACAAGCGCATGGTGTTCGTCCTGCGAACGTTCGAGCCGTACAGCTATGAGGACATTGCCGCGATCACAGGCTTTTCGGTTGGCAAGGTCAAGACGGACCTGCATCGCGCGCGGTTGGAAATGCGCCGCCACGTCCGACCGTACCTGTCGGCAGGACAGGGAGGTAACTGA
- the selD gene encoding selenide, water dikinase SelD has translation MTSPIRLTKLAKRAGCAAKQPPGYLFSLLGQLPPLRDPQVLVGSATADDAAVYRLTDDLALVLTTDFFTPIVDDPTDFGAIAAANALSDVYAMGGTPRVALNLVGFPDDRLPPEVLGDILRGAAAVAEAAGVSIVGGHTIKSEEPIYGLAVVGTVAPDRMLTNAAGRPGDWLVLTKPIGVGVITTAAKNDVDTLGAIGEAIQLMRILNRAAAEAACAVGVRAATDVTGFGLLGHLRNLAYASGCAAEVDLTDVPILAAARHYAAEGIVPGGTHANRRFLQDWTTYAPEVTETDQLLLCDAQTSGGLLLAVAPETVEDLVRELKRRQTPCAARIGRLAAGTPGRLTVHRS, from the coding sequence ATGACTTCACCTATCCGCCTGACGAAACTGGCCAAGCGGGCCGGTTGTGCCGCCAAGCAACCACCGGGCTACCTGTTTTCCCTGCTGGGACAGCTTCCACCGCTCCGCGATCCGCAGGTGCTGGTGGGCAGCGCCACGGCCGATGACGCCGCCGTGTACCGGCTGACCGACGATCTGGCGCTCGTGCTGACAACGGACTTTTTCACGCCCATCGTGGACGACCCAACCGACTTTGGAGCCATCGCCGCCGCCAATGCGCTCAGCGACGTGTATGCCATGGGCGGCACGCCACGGGTGGCGCTCAACCTGGTCGGTTTTCCCGATGACCGGCTGCCACCGGAGGTTCTCGGCGACATCCTGCGCGGCGCAGCCGCCGTGGCGGAAGCGGCCGGGGTCAGTATCGTCGGCGGTCACACGATCAAAAGCGAAGAACCCATCTACGGGCTGGCCGTAGTCGGTACAGTTGCGCCCGACCGGATGCTGACCAACGCCGCCGGACGACCGGGCGACTGGCTGGTACTGACCAAACCCATCGGGGTGGGCGTCATCACCACGGCCGCCAAAAACGACGTGGACACGCTGGGCGCCATCGGTGAAGCCATCCAACTGATGCGGATCCTCAACCGTGCGGCCGCCGAAGCCGCCTGCGCCGTCGGCGTCCGGGCAGCGACGGATGTCACCGGCTTCGGGCTTCTGGGCCACCTGCGCAATCTGGCTTATGCCAGTGGTTGCGCGGCAGAAGTTGACCTGACGGACGTTCCCATCCTGGCGGCGGCGCGACACTATGCGGCGGAGGGCATCGTTCCCGGCGGCACGCATGCCAACCGGCGTTTCCTGCAGGACTGGACGACCTACGCGCCGGAAGTGACCGAAACCGACCAACTGCTGCTGTGCGACGCGCAGACTTCGGGCGGTCTGCTGCTGGCCGTTGCGCCGGAAACAGTAGAAGACCTCGTCAGAGAGCTGAAGCGCCGCCAGACGCCCTGCGCCGCCCGGATCGGCCGCCTGGCAGCCGGGACGCCAGGGCGGCTGACCGTCCACCGCTCATAA
- a CDS encoding DUF4097 family beta strand repeat-containing protein, translating into MKSVVLMARVLALGWLLGSLSVLAQEIRQPIERNGRVKVLCQVGEVTVTGGDEAVLTVTTDGNPSMVKVKQLADGAYGISVDPPMMPHRLRITVPREASLQEVRTRNANVTVRAVAAANVTTVSGGVLVEQVPGPVNVATTSGRVRLTEVGTVQLRTVSGDTQVQAVTGSVMVSAVSGKLEASHIGGDLTAQLVSGNASIRCSRGRVDVSTFSGEVRLSRLENEVVVETTSGNVFFVGALTPVKRCTINALSGDIRLAVPETCGFEMRFRSFSGALKSDFPVDGTSTGVSVPDTEPPSGPGVPLPPRHGRFVTWRHRDGAAKVLLSTLSGTVSFVRADPEAEPPCHQP; encoded by the coding sequence ATGAAATCGGTTGTGTTGATGGCGCGCGTTCTGGCGCTGGGCTGGCTGCTCGGCAGTCTTTCGGTGTTGGCGCAGGAAATCCGGCAGCCCATCGAGCGCAACGGTCGGGTCAAGGTTCTGTGTCAGGTAGGGGAAGTTACCGTTACCGGCGGTGATGAGGCGGTTTTGACGGTCACGACGGATGGCAATCCGTCCATGGTCAAGGTCAAACAGCTTGCTGATGGAGCGTACGGTATTTCGGTCGATCCGCCGATGATGCCACATCGGTTACGCATCACTGTCCCACGGGAAGCCTCGCTGCAGGAGGTCAGGACGCGCAACGCCAATGTGACCGTCCGCGCTGTGGCCGCCGCCAATGTGACGACGGTCAGCGGCGGGGTCCTGGTTGAACAGGTGCCCGGTCCGGTCAACGTGGCGACGACGAGCGGACGGGTCCGTTTGACTGAAGTGGGGACGGTCCAGCTCCGTACCGTGAGCGGCGACACGCAGGTGCAGGCGGTGACGGGCAGTGTGATGGTGAGTGCTGTCAGCGGGAAGCTGGAAGCGTCCCACATTGGGGGGGACCTGACAGCCCAGCTCGTCAGTGGCAATGCCAGCATCCGGTGCAGCCGGGGCCGGGTTGATGTGTCAACCTTCAGCGGAGAGGTCAGGCTGAGCCGACTGGAAAATGAAGTGGTTGTCGAGACGACGAGTGGGAATGTGTTTTTTGTCGGGGCGCTGACGCCGGTCAAGCGGTGTACCATCAATGCGCTTTCGGGTGACATCAGGCTGGCCGTACCTGAAACGTGTGGTTTCGAGATGCGGTTCAGGAGCTTCAGTGGAGCATTGAAGTCGGATTTTCCGGTGGACGGCACAAGTACCGGTGTATCGGTCCCGGATACGGAACCGCCGTCGGGACCCGGAGTGCCACTGCCGCCGCGTCACGGACGTTTCGTTACCTGGCGACATAGGGATGGTGCCGCGAAGGTTCTTTTGAGTACCCTCAGCGGGACGGTTTCGTTCGTACGGGCCGACCCCGAAGCTGAGCCACCCTGCCATCAGCCCTGA
- a CDS encoding DUF3780 domain-containing protein, producing the protein MDRLLGEELCVLAWAVERMNLDRIPVAVRNRVALRPEERWWLFGMTAMGTGGVLDAGRGWRAALEHALGDVVQSEMLEIRAHRSQRLHEDSQPRLNLFGDDPL; encoded by the coding sequence GTGGATCGCCTGCTTGGCGAGGAACTGTGTGTCCTCGCCTGGGCTGTGGAGCGGATGAACCTTGACCGGATTCCCGTGGCCGTACGTAACCGGGTGGCGCTGCGGCCTGAAGAACGCTGGTGGTTGTTTGGCATGACCGCCATGGGCACGGGGGGAGTGCTGGATGCCGGCAGGGGCTGGCGCGCTGCGCTGGAGCATGCGCTGGGGGATGTCGTCCAGAGCGAGATGCTGGAAATCCGTGCCCACCGCAGCCAGCGTTTGCATGAAGACAGCCAGCCCCGGCTGAACCTGTTTGGCGATGACCCCCTATGA
- a CDS encoding RNA recognition motif domain-containing protein — protein MKLYVGNLSFQTTSEDLRDHFSKAGTVESAQVVEDRDTNRSRGFGFVEFTSTEDGNRAIEMFHGTEFNGRTLTVNEARPREERNGGYGGGNRRGGYNGGGRRGGGGYGRGGW, from the coding sequence ATGAAGCTGTATGTTGGTAATTTGAGTTTTCAGACCACAAGTGAGGACTTGCGCGACCACTTCTCAAAGGCTGGGACAGTGGAATCGGCGCAGGTCGTCGAAGACCGTGACACGAACCGTTCACGTGGCTTTGGTTTTGTCGAGTTCACCTCAACCGAAGATGGCAATCGGGCCATTGAGATGTTCCACGGCACTGAGTTCAACGGACGGACGCTGACAGTCAACGAAGCCCGCCCGCGTGAAGAGCGGAATGGCGGCTATGGCGGCGGCAACCGGCGCGGTGGTTACAACGGTGGCGGCCGGCGCGGTGGCGGCGGTTACGGCCGTGGCGGCTGGTAA
- the darT gene encoding type II toxin-antitoxin system toxin DNA ADP-ribosyl transferase DarT: protein MTSVRVPEEPRTYHIAHIDRLASIVADKYLWCDAEVICRGLAGTNIGMSSIKQRRLMLALDSYPDLCVGDCVPFYFCPRSVMLYVIYRGEHPELDYDGGQEPILHFEAKLRVAVAWAHKCGRRWVFTLSNAGSTNFEERCDLAHLDEINWAAVQARDWRRCKEEKQAEFLTEYNFPWRLMDRIGVFDHTIRQQVLEVLNRVSPRGHWPRVEVRRDWYY from the coding sequence ATGACCAGCGTCCGCGTACCGGAAGAACCCAGGACTTACCACATCGCCCACATTGATCGTCTGGCATCCATCGTTGCCGACAAGTACCTCTGGTGCGATGCAGAAGTGATATGCCGTGGGCTTGCAGGTACGAACATTGGCATGAGCAGCATCAAGCAGCGGCGATTGATGCTGGCGCTGGATAGTTACCCTGACCTGTGTGTGGGGGACTGTGTGCCGTTCTACTTCTGCCCGCGCTCCGTAATGCTGTATGTGATTTATCGAGGTGAGCATCCGGAACTGGATTATGACGGCGGGCAGGAACCAATCCTGCATTTCGAGGCCAAGCTGCGTGTTGCCGTCGCCTGGGCGCACAAGTGCGGGCGGAGGTGGGTGTTCACGCTCTCGAACGCCGGTTCGACCAACTTTGAGGAACGCTGTGACCTGGCGCACCTTGATGAGATTAACTGGGCGGCTGTTCAAGCCCGAGATTGGCGGCGGTGCAAGGAAGAGAAACAGGCTGAGTTTCTGACGGAGTACAACTTCCCCTGGCGCCTGATGGATCGCATCGGTGTGTTTGATCACACGATCCGTCAGCAAGTCCTGGAAGTCCTGAACAGGGTGTCGCCAAGGGGCCATTGGCCGCGGGTTGAGGTCCGCCGTGACTGGTACTACTGA
- a CDS encoding anti-sigma factor family protein, giving the protein MDCERCLKQLDAYLDGELDAPDASLLAAHLRQCPSCQAEYRAREWENRLYRDVAAGASLPEGLWPRIAAGMAAVDEREQRRSSGGRTDWFRPEWSGWWRLGPALGCLLALAIGLWLWLRPSATSEPLLAQEPTPPSRSDTGGLPRISPPASPSPSVSETLAPADTVIIEPPRRRTGMASPPPIRERPPSEAEQVLAQAEQTYLVVIEGLQSQARLRRMRLDPATRTAMDRTLAGLDAQIAQTREVVRQSPTDPAALHFLVTAYRRKAEVLSEIIVMTEGEGS; this is encoded by the coding sequence ATGGATTGTGAACGTTGCCTCAAACAACTCGATGCCTATCTGGATGGTGAACTCGACGCGCCGGACGCCAGCCTGCTGGCCGCGCACCTGCGCCAGTGTCCGAGCTGTCAGGCGGAGTACCGCGCCCGCGAATGGGAAAACCGGCTGTACCGCGACGTAGCCGCCGGGGCTTCGCTCCCGGAGGGGTTGTGGCCGCGCATTGCTGCCGGCATGGCGGCGGTGGACGAGCGTGAACAGCGTCGGTCAAGTGGGGGGCGCACAGACTGGTTCCGGCCGGAATGGTCTGGCTGGTGGCGGCTGGGGCCAGCGCTGGGTTGCCTTCTGGCGCTGGCTATTGGCCTTTGGCTCTGGCTGCGTCCGTCCGCCACGTCGGAGCCGCTTCTGGCTCAGGAGCCGACTCCGCCCAGCCGGTCGGATACCGGCGGCTTGCCACGCATCTCGCCGCCCGCAAGCCCTTCACCGTCGGTTTCGGAAACGCTGGCGCCGGCGGATACTGTCATCATTGAGCCACCCCGGCGGCGTACGGGAATGGCCAGCCCGCCACCCATACGCGAGCGCCCGCCCTCCGAGGCGGAGCAGGTTCTCGCCCAGGCGGAACAAACCTATCTCGTGGTCATCGAGGGCCTTCAGTCCCAGGCCCGGTTACGGCGCATGAGACTCGATCCGGCGACACGGACGGCCATGGACCGGACTCTGGCCGGACTGGATGCCCAGATTGCGCAGACCCGGGAGGTTGTCCGCCAGTCGCCGACCGATCCAGCCGCCCTGCATTTTCTGGTGACGGCCTATCGCAGGAAGGCGGAAGTGCTGAGTGAAATCATTGTCATGACCGAAGGGGAAGGTTCCTGA
- a CDS encoding peptidase associated/transthyretin-like domain-containing protein has translation MLKVTGKHRCVAGVVALVVVVLMLVVPPGFSTNAQVERPSDRKASGFVHEPQLYRTLFHTVFLLNEQAEEAERAGRTDVAQALRRAFKQEAGLEVEQGVVLDRLAAACEQAVRAVDARARAILAARRANYPDGKLGAGQPPLPPSAELFALQREREAVVLRYRDQLQEAFGRSVWERFERWVLMPLDAGLRAGGAQRYEPVEDGSVEYSSETGNLPTQAGESIVTGSVLISYDPETNLVTGVATTELDYAAQDWYVGQVACSLRDGDGNRLVSQSAYDTDEDGVVSVIVQTVGQAGMAYSAEGSYKLRLVVQDTIGRYLDYWDYPAGVSAGTGILGYYAWYRGRGPLQWRPTWNRFLGRLTAPLQRALVLSGNPRFTANPITAATDHTHVDVDVEVRTAADVIQPGDFAVLAISVSSKPPGASVNFISGTNVNVPLNIADLSTGRFTLSVSKPGQYRFGVSVVDVRRPDGQGGSYSILNRVTVNAGAVTDPPLTAN, from the coding sequence ATGTTGAAGGTGACCGGAAAACACCGCTGTGTCGCCGGGGTTGTGGCCCTTGTGGTTGTTGTGCTGATGCTTGTGGTGCCGCCCGGTTTCAGCACCAACGCGCAGGTGGAGCGTCCGTCTGACCGGAAGGCGTCCGGCTTCGTCCATGAGCCGCAGCTTTACCGCACGCTGTTTCACACGGTTTTTCTGCTCAACGAGCAGGCGGAGGAAGCGGAACGGGCTGGACGGACGGATGTGGCGCAGGCGTTGCGGCGCGCGTTCAAACAGGAAGCGGGCCTGGAGGTGGAGCAGGGGGTGGTCCTCGACCGGTTGGCGGCAGCGTGTGAGCAGGCGGTGCGGGCGGTGGATGCACGGGCGCGGGCAATTCTGGCGGCGCGGCGGGCGAACTATCCTGATGGGAAGCTGGGGGCGGGACAGCCGCCGCTGCCGCCGTCAGCGGAACTGTTCGCATTGCAGCGGGAGCGGGAGGCGGTGGTGCTGCGTTACCGTGACCAGTTGCAGGAAGCCTTTGGGCGGAGTGTGTGGGAGCGGTTTGAGCGGTGGGTACTGATGCCTCTTGACGCCGGGCTGAGAGCTGGCGGTGCTCAAAGGTACGAGCCAGTTGAGGACGGTTCTGTTGAGTACAGTTCTGAAACGGGTAACCTGCCGACGCAGGCGGGAGAGTCCATTGTCACCGGCTCGGTGCTCATCAGCTACGACCCTGAGACGAACCTTGTGACGGGCGTGGCCACGACTGAACTCGATTACGCAGCGCAGGATTGGTATGTGGGGCAGGTGGCGTGCAGCCTCCGCGACGGGGACGGAAACCGGCTGGTGAGCCAGAGTGCCTATGACACCGACGAGGATGGGGTAGTGTCGGTCATCGTGCAGACGGTGGGGCAGGCCGGGATGGCATACTCGGCAGAGGGCAGCTACAAGTTGAGGCTGGTTGTTCAGGACACAATTGGTCGTTATCTTGACTACTGGGACTATCCGGCTGGGGTTTCGGCCGGCACTGGAATCCTTGGGTACTATGCCTGGTATCGTGGGCGTGGTCCACTCCAATGGAGACCGACGTGGAACAGGTTTCTGGGGAGACTGACAGCCCCCCTTCAAAGGGCTTTGGTTCTTTCCGGGAATCCGAGGTTTACGGCGAATCCCATTACTGCAGCCACTGATCACACCCATGTTGACGTGGACGTTGAAGTCAGGACAGCAGCAGATGTGATTCAGCCTGGGGATTTTGCGGTACTGGCCATCAGCGTATCGTCAAAACCGCCGGGGGCCTCTGTGAACTTTATTTCGGGGACAAATGTCAACGTTCCACTGAACATAGCCGACCTGAGTACCGGAAGATTCACGCTTTCCGTGAGCAAACCCGGGCAGTACCGATTCGGGGTGTCAGTTGTTGATGTCAGGCGACCCGACGGACAGGGTGGCTCCTACAGTATTCTCAACAGGGTCACAGTTAATGCTGGGGCTGTGACTGACCCGCCGTTGACGGCAAACTAG